One segment of Streptomyces sp. NBC_01463 DNA contains the following:
- a CDS encoding ABC transporter permease has product MAEVVDAVVGDAPDAVFVPRSRVVEGVRAYGLIVAMWLRSTMAYRASFVMMALGNFAATAFDFVTIVLMFSHVDVLGGFTLPEIALLYGSAGTAFGLADLLMGSMDRLGQRVRDGTLDTLLVRPVPVIAQVAADRFALRRLGRVSQGLLVFGYALVTLDIEWTVAKVVLVPLMVLSGAAIFSAVFVAGGAFQFVAQDASQVQNSFTYGGATLLQYPPSVFATDLVRGVTFVVPLAFVNWLPCLYVLGRDYPLGLPDWVAFLSPLVAGVCWVGAGLAWRAGLRAYRSTGS; this is encoded by the coding sequence GTGGCTGAGGTGGTGGACGCGGTCGTGGGGGACGCGCCCGATGCGGTGTTCGTTCCCCGGTCGCGGGTGGTCGAGGGGGTCCGGGCGTACGGGCTGATCGTCGCGATGTGGCTGCGCTCGACGATGGCGTACCGGGCTTCGTTCGTGATGATGGCGCTCGGGAACTTCGCGGCGACGGCGTTCGACTTCGTCACGATCGTGCTGATGTTCTCGCACGTGGATGTGCTGGGCGGGTTCACGCTGCCGGAGATCGCCCTGTTGTACGGGTCGGCGGGTACGGCGTTCGGGCTGGCGGATCTGCTGATGGGGTCGATGGACCGGCTGGGCCAGCGGGTGCGGGACGGCACGCTGGACACGTTGCTGGTGCGGCCGGTCCCGGTGATCGCGCAGGTGGCGGCGGACCGGTTCGCGCTGCGCAGGCTGGGGCGGGTGTCCCAGGGGCTGCTGGTGTTCGGCTATGCGCTGGTGACGCTGGACATCGAGTGGACCGTGGCGAAGGTGGTGCTGGTGCCGCTGATGGTGCTGAGCGGGGCGGCGATCTTCTCGGCGGTGTTCGTGGCCGGCGGGGCGTTCCAGTTCGTCGCGCAGGATGCCTCGCAGGTGCAGAACTCCTTTACGTACGGAGGGGCGACGCTGCTCCAGTACCCGCCGTCGGTTTTCGCGACGGATCTGGTGCGCGGGGTGACGTTCGTCGTGCCGCTGGCTTTCGTGAACTGGCTGCCTTGTCTGTATGTGCTGGGCCGGGACTATCCGTTGGGGCTGCCGGACTGGGTGGCGTTCCTGTCGCCGCTGGTGGCGGGCGTGTGCTGGGTGGGTGCCGGTCTGGCGTGGCGGGCGGGGCTGAGGGCGTACCGGAGCACGGGAAGTTGA
- a CDS encoding DUF1707 domain-containing protein translates to MRASDAERERIAEVLREAVAEGRLRMEEFETRLDAAYKARTHGELEPLVRDLPAPGGAPVAPVVAGQPRTGSMARWPDRIGKPATSKGGFALWGGFRRQGNWTIGRVFTAFAMWGGGNIDLREANFESGEVVIRCFTIMGGIHVTVPPDLNVDVRGFGIMGGFGEHSKDAGVPAPDAPRVRITGFALMGGVGVWQKRSKAEKQRLRDAERERPRLEKGDGDR, encoded by the coding sequence ATGCGCGCCTCCGATGCCGAACGTGAACGGATCGCCGAGGTCCTGCGCGAGGCGGTGGCCGAGGGCCGGCTGCGGATGGAGGAGTTCGAGACGCGGCTCGACGCGGCCTACAAGGCCCGTACGCACGGTGAGCTCGAACCGCTGGTCCGCGATCTGCCCGCCCCCGGTGGTGCCCCGGTGGCCCCGGTCGTCGCGGGGCAGCCCCGGACGGGGTCGATGGCCCGCTGGCCGGACCGGATCGGCAAGCCGGCCACGTCGAAGGGCGGCTTCGCGCTCTGGGGCGGGTTCCGGCGTCAGGGGAACTGGACCATCGGCCGGGTGTTCACCGCGTTCGCGATGTGGGGCGGCGGCAACATCGATCTGCGCGAGGCGAATTTCGAGTCCGGTGAGGTGGTCATCCGCTGCTTCACGATCATGGGTGGCATTCATGTGACGGTCCCCCCGGACCTGAACGTGGACGTGCGTGGCTTCGGCATCATGGGCGGCTTCGGCGAGCACTCGAAGGACGCCGGGGTTCCCGCACCGGATGCTCCCCGGGTGCGGATCACCGGCTTCGCGCTGATGGGCGGTGTCGGTGTGTGGCAGAAGCGGAGCAAGGCCGAGAAGCAGCGGCTGCGGGACGCGGAGCGTGAGCGTCCGCGGCTGGAGAAGGGCGACGGCGACCGTTAG
- a CDS encoding ATP-binding cassette domain-containing protein, producing MDTDFIELDGVEKVFDVRRRTGFLRSERREVRAVDGISFRVARGEMVGYIGPNGAGKSTTIKMLTGILTPSGGSLRVAGIDPSRERTRLAQRIGVVFGQRTTLWWDLPLRDSYRLVHRMYRIPDARFRANMDRCIELLDLAELLDVPVRQLSLGQRMRGDIAAALLHDPEVLYLDEPTIGLDVVSKAKVRGFLRDLNAERGTTVLLTTHDLTDIEQLCKRVMVIDHGRLMYDGALAGLHEVGESERMLVVDLERELPPIRLESESSVRTVKVEGVRQWLAFPASASAAPLVARIAADYPLVDLSVREPDIEAVIAKMYASATGL from the coding sequence ATGGATACGGACTTCATCGAGCTCGACGGTGTCGAGAAGGTCTTCGACGTCCGCCGCAGGACGGGTTTCCTGCGCAGCGAACGCCGCGAGGTGCGGGCTGTCGACGGGATCAGTTTCCGGGTGGCACGCGGTGAGATGGTCGGCTACATCGGCCCGAACGGGGCGGGGAAGTCGACGACGATCAAGATGCTGACCGGCATTCTCACGCCGAGCGGCGGTTCGCTGCGGGTGGCGGGCATCGATCCGTCCCGGGAGCGTACGAGGCTGGCGCAGCGGATCGGGGTGGTCTTCGGGCAGCGCACCACGCTGTGGTGGGACCTGCCGCTGCGTGACTCGTACCGGCTGGTCCACCGGATGTACCGGATTCCCGATGCCCGCTTCCGCGCCAACATGGACCGCTGCATCGAACTCCTGGACCTGGCGGAGCTGTTGGACGTGCCGGTGCGGCAGCTGTCGCTCGGGCAGCGGATGCGTGGCGACATCGCGGCGGCGCTGCTGCACGATCCGGAGGTGCTGTACCTGGACGAGCCGACGATCGGCCTCGATGTGGTGTCCAAGGCCAAGGTCCGTGGATTCCTGCGGGACTTGAACGCGGAGCGCGGTACGACGGTGCTGCTCACCACGCACGACCTGACCGACATCGAGCAGCTGTGCAAGCGGGTGATGGTGATCGACCACGGCCGTCTGATGTACGACGGTGCGCTCGCGGGGCTGCATGAGGTGGGCGAGAGCGAGCGGATGCTCGTGGTGGATCTGGAGCGTGAACTCCCGCCGATCCGGCTGGAGTCGGAGTCCTCGGTGCGCACGGTGAAGGTGGAGGGGGTGCGGCAGTGGCTGGCGTTCCCGGCGTCGGCTTCGGCGGCCCCGCTGGTGGCCCGGATCGCCGCGGACTACCCGCTGGTGGATCTGTCGGTGCGGGAGCCGGACATCGAGGCGGTCATCGCGAAGATGTACGCGTCGGCCACCGGTCTTTGA
- a CDS encoding ABC-2 family transporter protein produces the protein MRLYAVVAAGGFRRYATYRIETAAGVFTNTVFGFILAYTYAALWDERPQLGGYDMSQALTYVWLGQALLMTCVMMGGGFENELIERIRTGDIAVDLYRPVDLQLWWLAGDLGRAAFHLLGRGIVPMVLGSLAFDLVMPASPGTWVAFLVAVALGVVVSFALRYLVALSAFWLMDGAGVAQMSFLAGMFFSGMLLPLNLFPGLLGEVARALPWSALLQVPADVFLGKHTGWGLVRVYAFQAGWALVLLLAGRLVQSVATRRVVVQGG, from the coding sequence GTGCGGCTCTACGCGGTGGTGGCGGCGGGCGGGTTCCGGCGCTATGCCACGTACCGGATCGAGACGGCCGCGGGGGTGTTCACCAACACCGTCTTCGGCTTCATCCTGGCGTACACGTATGCGGCGCTGTGGGACGAGCGTCCGCAGCTCGGCGGATACGACATGTCGCAGGCGCTCACGTATGTGTGGCTGGGCCAGGCGCTTCTGATGACGTGCGTGATGATGGGCGGCGGTTTCGAGAACGAGCTGATCGAGCGGATCCGTACGGGTGATATCGCGGTCGATCTCTACCGGCCTGTTGACCTTCAACTGTGGTGGCTGGCGGGTGACTTGGGTCGGGCGGCGTTTCATCTGCTGGGGCGCGGCATCGTGCCGATGGTCCTCGGTTCGCTCGCGTTCGATCTGGTGATGCCCGCGTCGCCGGGGACCTGGGTGGCGTTCCTGGTCGCGGTGGCGCTGGGTGTCGTGGTGAGTTTCGCGCTCCGCTATCTGGTCGCGCTGTCGGCGTTCTGGCTGATGGACGGGGCGGGAGTGGCGCAGATGTCGTTCCTGGCGGGGATGTTCTTCTCGGGGATGCTGCTGCCGCTGAATCTGTTCCCGGGGCTGCTGGGTGAGGTGGCGCGGGCGCTGCCGTGGTCGGCGCTGCTCCAGGTGCCGGCCGATGTGTTCCTCGGCAAGCACACGGGCTGGGGCCTGGTGCGGGTGTACGCGTTCCAGGCGGGCTGGGCGCTGGTGCTGCTGCTGGCGGGGCGGTTGGTGCAGTCGGTGGCGACGCGGAGGGTGGTGGTCCAGGGTGGCTGA
- a CDS encoding penicillin-binding protein — MSDEPQQQNGDPAPRGWTPRDLPADAAAPAKQGTPAPDATGADKQKKQKKPKRPKRTGWRRAMPTWRMVLGGILLIALVLIGGFIAGYQLVDIPPANASATAQSNVYLYKDGSVIARDGEVNRENIKLAQVPRTVQHAVLAAEDRDFYSERAVDIKAMFRAGWNTLTGKGKQGGSTITQQYVKNYYLGQEQTVGRKIKEFFIAIKLNREESKDQIFEGYLNTSYFGRNAYGIQAAAQAYYSKDIGDITTAEGAYLASLLNAPSAYDVITHPENKSAALARWNYVLDGMVKEEWLDAGERARLTFPLPGPVKPANSLSGQRGYLVQAVEDYLVQNDILDEKTLATRGYRITTTLEKKKQDALVKAVDDNVMSKTSKKNKADRNVRVGGASIDPATGNVLALYGGIDYTKQYVNNATRRDYQVGSTFKPFVFTSAVANDSTTQDGRRITPSTVYDGTNKRMVQGPDGPTGYDPANEDDVSYGPITVRTATDKSVNAVYAQMAEDVGPEKVRSTAIDLGIPKNTPDLTASPSIALGPATASVLDMTEAYATLANHGKHGAHVLVGKVTKDGESVKLPDRTTKQTVTREAADTTTSILRSVVDGGTGTAAQAAGRPAAGKTGTAEEDKAAWFAGYTPGLATVISVMGQDPDTGAQKPLYGALGLPRINGGGAPAQTWAQYTGAALRGTTVEEFDLDLESGTDETDLPTDEDTATGDTGQPSRAPSSTPPNTPSSTPPTTPSTPQTTPGTTDTPIGGTDTGGATDGGGTGGGDDGGGTGGDGTGGQDNGGGDNGGGGFLEGARGTRAPALP; from the coding sequence ATGAGCGACGAGCCACAGCAGCAGAACGGGGACCCCGCCCCCCGCGGCTGGACCCCCAGAGACCTGCCTGCCGACGCTGCCGCCCCCGCGAAGCAGGGCACCCCGGCCCCGGACGCCACCGGCGCGGACAAACAGAAGAAGCAGAAGAAGCCCAAGCGCCCCAAACGCACCGGCTGGCGCCGCGCGATGCCCACCTGGCGCATGGTCCTCGGCGGCATCCTGCTCATCGCCCTGGTCCTGATCGGCGGCTTCATCGCCGGCTACCAGCTCGTCGACATCCCGCCCGCCAACGCCAGCGCCACCGCCCAGTCCAACGTGTACCTCTACAAGGACGGCAGCGTCATCGCCCGCGACGGCGAGGTGAACAGGGAGAACATCAAACTCGCCCAAGTCCCCCGCACCGTCCAGCACGCCGTCCTCGCCGCCGAGGACCGCGACTTCTACTCCGAACGCGCCGTCGACATCAAGGCGATGTTCCGGGCCGGCTGGAACACCCTCACCGGCAAGGGCAAACAGGGCGGCTCGACCATCACCCAGCAGTACGTCAAGAACTACTACCTGGGCCAGGAACAGACCGTCGGACGCAAGATCAAGGAATTCTTCATCGCGATCAAGCTCAACCGCGAGGAGTCCAAGGACCAGATCTTCGAGGGCTACCTCAACACCAGCTACTTCGGCCGCAACGCCTACGGCATCCAGGCCGCCGCCCAGGCCTACTACAGCAAGGACATCGGCGACATCACCACCGCCGAAGGCGCCTACCTCGCCTCCCTGCTCAACGCCCCGAGCGCCTACGACGTCATCACTCACCCCGAGAACAAATCCGCGGCCCTCGCCCGCTGGAACTACGTACTCGACGGCATGGTGAAGGAGGAATGGCTCGACGCCGGCGAACGCGCCCGCCTCACCTTCCCCCTGCCCGGCCCGGTCAAGCCCGCCAACAGCCTCTCCGGACAGCGCGGCTACCTCGTCCAGGCCGTCGAGGACTACCTCGTCCAGAACGACATCCTCGACGAGAAGACCCTCGCCACCCGCGGCTACCGCATCACCACCACGCTGGAGAAGAAGAAGCAGGACGCCCTCGTCAAGGCCGTCGACGACAACGTCATGTCCAAGACCAGCAAGAAGAACAAGGCCGACCGCAACGTCCGCGTCGGCGGCGCCTCCATCGACCCCGCCACCGGCAACGTCCTCGCCCTGTACGGCGGCATCGACTACACCAAGCAGTACGTCAACAACGCGACCCGCCGCGACTACCAGGTCGGCTCCACCTTCAAACCGTTCGTCTTCACCTCCGCCGTCGCCAACGACTCCACCACCCAGGACGGCCGCCGCATCACGCCCAGCACCGTCTACGACGGCACCAACAAACGCATGGTCCAGGGCCCCGACGGACCCACCGGATACGACCCCGCCAACGAGGACGACGTCAGCTACGGCCCCATCACCGTCCGCACCGCCACCGACAAGTCCGTCAACGCCGTCTACGCCCAGATGGCCGAGGACGTCGGCCCGGAGAAGGTCCGCAGCACCGCCATCGACCTCGGCATCCCCAAGAACACCCCCGACCTCACCGCCTCCCCGTCGATCGCCCTCGGCCCCGCCACCGCCAGCGTCCTCGACATGACCGAGGCCTACGCCACCCTCGCCAACCACGGCAAGCACGGCGCCCACGTCCTCGTCGGCAAGGTCACCAAGGACGGCGAGAGCGTCAAACTCCCCGACCGCACGACCAAGCAGACCGTCACCCGCGAGGCCGCCGACACCACCACCTCGATCCTGCGGAGCGTCGTCGACGGCGGCACCGGCACCGCCGCCCAGGCCGCGGGCCGCCCCGCCGCCGGAAAGACCGGCACCGCCGAGGAGGACAAGGCCGCCTGGTTCGCCGGCTACACCCCCGGCCTCGCCACCGTCATCTCCGTCATGGGCCAGGACCCCGACACCGGCGCCCAGAAACCCCTCTACGGAGCACTCGGCCTGCCCCGCATCAACGGCGGCGGCGCACCCGCCCAGACCTGGGCCCAGTACACCGGCGCCGCACTGCGCGGCACCACCGTCGAGGAGTTCGACCTCGACCTGGAGAGCGGCACCGACGAGACGGACCTGCCCACCGACGAGGACACGGCGACCGGCGACACCGGACAGCCCTCCCGGGCCCCCTCCAGCACACCCCCGAACACCCCGTCCAGCACACCGCCCACCACCCCGTCCACCCCGCAGACCACCCCCGGCACCACCGACACCCCCATCGGCGGCACCGACACCGGCGGAGCGACGGACGGCGGCGGCACCGGAGGCGGAGACGACGGAGGCGGCACGGGCGGCGACGGCACGGGCGGCCAGGACAACGGCGGCGGGGACAACGGAGGCGGCGGCTTCCTCGAAGGCGCCCGCGGCACCCGCGCCCCGGCACTCCCGTAG